From Pelotomaculum schinkii, the proteins below share one genomic window:
- a CDS encoding peptide ABC transporter substrate-binding protein — protein MNKLTRLFIYIFLVVLAAGCSPSKPAPNQTVRQTIRYNIGAEPATLDPALSNGVTEQTLENALLEGLVRMDRDGNPSPGIAKSWEVSEDGKTYIFTLRESTWTDGEPLTAEDFVYSWRRVLDPETASPYAYQLYYLVNGEAFNAGKVKDPAEVGVRAEGKDKLIVTLTEPVPYFLSLTAFPTLFPVNKKAVDKDGAGWAQNPATFTGNGPFKLTAWEHNKQFILEKNERYWDQESVRLKSLVVTLVDDSNTELAMFESGQIDIAETPPYREVERLAKSNLLKLSPDLSNEFYMFNTNLPPFDDVRVRQALSLAIDREALVSKVTMGGEKAAYAFVPPGVNGPAPGQEFRSLDEKLIAGFNPAEARKLLAEAGYPEGRGFPKVKLLLSNNQNHRPVAEALTGMWKETLGIEAEIIEQEYKVYFRTLDERDYQVARVGWNADYNDPMTFLDLWETDGPNNQADWSNEEYDRLLEEARLAKDPGARMDAFLRAEKILMDEQPVMPVYYYTNPYLENDNIQGVIHPSFAFFADFKWASVN, from the coding sequence TTGAACAAGCTTACAAGGCTGTTTATTTATATTTTCTTGGTGGTCCTGGCCGCCGGCTGTTCCCCCTCGAAACCCGCACCAAACCAGACTGTCCGGCAGACCATCAGGTACAACATCGGCGCCGAGCCGGCCACTCTCGACCCGGCCCTTTCTAACGGAGTTACGGAGCAAACTTTGGAGAACGCCCTGTTGGAAGGTCTGGTACGGATGGACCGCGACGGTAACCCTTCCCCGGGCATAGCCAAGAGCTGGGAGGTTTCAGAGGACGGCAAGACTTATATCTTTACCCTGAGAGAGTCCACCTGGACTGACGGGGAGCCGCTTACAGCCGAGGACTTTGTCTACTCCTGGCGGCGGGTGCTGGATCCGGAAACCGCTTCACCTTATGCCTATCAGCTTTATTACCTGGTCAACGGCGAAGCCTTCAACGCCGGCAAAGTCAAAGACCCGGCTGAAGTTGGTGTCCGCGCCGAGGGAAAAGACAAGCTGATCGTCACCCTAACGGAGCCTGTACCCTATTTTCTATCGTTAACAGCGTTTCCCACCCTGTTTCCCGTCAACAAAAAGGCTGTTGATAAGGACGGCGCAGGCTGGGCTCAAAATCCCGCTACATTTACCGGCAACGGGCCTTTCAAATTGACCGCATGGGAGCACAATAAGCAATTTATACTTGAGAAAAATGAGCGCTATTGGGACCAGGAAAGCGTGAGGCTGAAAAGCCTGGTGGTTACCCTGGTCGACGACTCCAACACCGAGTTGGCCATGTTTGAGAGCGGGCAGATAGACATTGCCGAGACGCCACCCTACCGCGAGGTGGAGCGGTTGGCCAAGAGCAACCTGCTCAAGCTGAGCCCGGACCTTTCCAATGAATTCTACATGTTCAATACCAATCTACCCCCCTTTGACGATGTCAGAGTCCGCCAGGCGCTGTCTTTGGCTATCGACCGCGAAGCCCTGGTCAGCAAAGTGACCATGGGCGGGGAAAAGGCTGCCTATGCCTTTGTCCCTCCGGGAGTAAACGGGCCTGCCCCGGGCCAGGAATTCAGGAGCCTGGATGAAAAGCTGATCGCAGGGTTCAACCCGGCTGAAGCCAGGAAGCTGCTGGCAGAAGCGGGTTACCCCGAAGGCCGTGGTTTTCCCAAGGTCAAACTTCTTCTTAGCAACAACCAGAACCACAGGCCCGTAGCCGAGGCCCTTACGGGAATGTGGAAGGAGACCCTGGGCATCGAAGCGGAGATTATTGAGCAGGAGTATAAAGTCTACTTCAGAACCCTCGACGAAAGGGACTACCAGGTTGCCCGGGTGGGCTGGAACGCTGATTACAATGACCCCATGACCTTCCTGGACCTGTGGGAGACAGACGGCCCCAATAACCAGGCGGACTGGAGCAACGAAGAATATGACCGTTTGCTGGAAGAGGCCAGATTGGCCAAAGACCCCGGGGCCCGTATGGACGCCTTTTTAAGGGCGGAAAAAATCCTTATGGATGAGCAGCCGGTTATGCCTGTTTACTACTACACCAATCCTTATCTGGAAAATGACAACATACAGGGCGTTATCCATCCCAGCTTTGCGTTCTTCGCGGATTTTAAGTGGGCTTCCGTTAATTAA
- a CDS encoding HD-GYP domain-containing protein, which produces MSVDSVKKHKYSGLINPAGIFQFIINLLGLYLIFKAALVWNTDMLWVYIFWLLFSTATELKPISMPNNDQLTVSFAVHISALILFGVPIAILSSTVANIITDIVGRRGWKKMLFNVNQYAVTIYCSWFIYHLVRSGSGPLELKADFLAMVLSCLTYVVVNFLLVSTVISLSQGTRWLRQLTNDVKLEMIHFVTLVPVSLLIVILYNYEPLSIIILLLPLAMAHFSFDNYMTLRTETKNTIEVLADIIDKRDAYTAQHSYRVANYCEAIAHKLKLNQSDYETLITAARVHDLGKISVPDSILLKNQRLQPEERNLIIDHAMIGFTILSNLRFYKSGAKFVFHHHERYDGTGYPHGLKGDQIPLGARIMAVADSYDAMTSDRPYRKAMSVEEALTEIINNSGTQFDPSIVEVFVQIVRNELGVKLKSDAI; this is translated from the coding sequence ATGTCAGTCGACAGCGTCAAAAAACATAAGTATTCGGGATTAATAAATCCTGCTGGCATATTTCAGTTCATTATCAATCTTTTAGGTTTATACCTTATCTTTAAAGCCGCCTTGGTCTGGAACACCGACATGCTTTGGGTTTATATCTTTTGGCTGCTGTTTAGTACGGCTACAGAACTTAAACCCATCTCCATGCCGAATAATGATCAGCTGACAGTATCATTCGCAGTCCATATTTCAGCCCTGATATTGTTTGGAGTTCCCATAGCCATCCTGTCTTCCACCGTCGCCAATATTATCACCGACATCGTCGGCCGCCGCGGTTGGAAAAAGATGCTGTTTAACGTCAACCAGTACGCTGTAACTATTTATTGTTCCTGGTTTATCTATCATCTTGTGCGATCGGGCTCCGGCCCCCTTGAATTAAAAGCGGATTTTCTTGCTATGGTCTTGAGCTGCCTGACTTATGTTGTCGTCAACTTCCTGCTGGTATCTACGGTAATTTCATTAAGCCAGGGGACCAGGTGGCTTCGTCAGTTGACCAACGACGTCAAGCTGGAGATGATCCATTTTGTCACTTTAGTCCCGGTAAGTCTTTTGATTGTCATCCTGTACAACTATGAACCACTTTCGATCATAATCCTGCTGCTTCCTTTGGCTATGGCTCATTTCAGTTTCGACAATTATATGACTTTGCGCACCGAAACCAAGAATACCATCGAAGTCCTGGCCGACATTATTGACAAAAGAGACGCCTATACCGCTCAGCACTCTTACCGGGTGGCCAATTACTGTGAAGCAATTGCCCACAAGCTAAAACTTAATCAAAGCGATTATGAAACCCTGATTACCGCGGCAAGGGTGCATGACCTGGGAAAGATTTCCGTGCCGGACTCAATCCTTTTGAAAAACCAGCGTCTTCAACCTGAAGAAAGAAACTTAATTATCGACCATGCCATGATCGGCTTTACAATTCTCAGCAACCTGCGATTTTACAAATCCGGCGCCAAGTTTGTCTTCCACCACCACGAAAGGTACGACGGGACAGGCTATCCGCACGGGCTAAAGGGGGATCAGATACCTCTGGGGGCAAGAATTATGGCTGTCGCGGACAGTTACGACGCCATGACTTCCGACCGCCCGTACCGTAAAGCAATGAGCGTTGAGGAAGCCCTTACAGAAATTATCAACAATTCAGGCACCCAGTTTGATCCCAGCATTGTAGAGGTCTTTGTGCAAATCGTCAGAAATGAGCTTGGAGTGAAATTAAAGAGTGATGCTATTTAG
- a CDS encoding DUF5317 family protein, with protein sequence MAFVIVVLLAAAVALLTGGRLSNLKNIQFRFPWLVLAAVALKIVTNSNLRYTLGISDLLAPKLYMLSLGLVVLFVILNIGLRGLALIGLGLLSNLAAIFFNGGYMPLKREYFMLIASAEELEKINQGLPAYNYIATGPQTKLYYLSDIFLMPHWIFITKVFSVGDVLITIGGCIFVWFFLKTPVKRKNGILTSIGYRNSNNP encoded by the coding sequence ATGGCTTTTGTAATCGTGGTACTTTTAGCTGCTGCTGTCGCCTTGCTCACCGGCGGCAGGTTGAGCAACTTGAAAAACATACAGTTCAGGTTTCCATGGCTCGTTCTGGCGGCCGTAGCCCTAAAGATCGTTACGAATTCCAACCTGCGTTACACACTGGGCATCTCCGACCTGCTGGCTCCCAAATTATATATGCTCTCCTTAGGTCTGGTCGTTCTTTTTGTTATCCTCAACATAGGGCTGAGAGGGCTCGCCTTAATCGGCCTGGGCCTTTTAAGCAACCTGGCCGCGATATTTTTTAACGGCGGCTACATGCCCTTAAAGCGTGAATATTTCATGCTGATCGCTTCTGCCGAGGAACTGGAAAAAATCAACCAGGGGCTGCCGGCCTATAACTATATCGCCACCGGGCCGCAAACTAAGCTCTACTACCTGTCTGATATTTTTCTCATGCCGCACTGGATTTTTATAACCAAGGTGTTCAGCGTCGGGGATGTCCTGATTACCATTGGCGGCTGCATCTTCGTCTGGTTCTTTCTCAAGACTCCTGTTAAAAGGAAAAACGGTATCCTCACCAGCATCGGATACCGCAACAGCAACAACCCTTGA